TGACTCGTAGCGTGTAGTAATCCCAGACGCTGTTGATGGGACAGCGTCCGTGGATCGTCGTTTCGTGTGTATTCATTCAGCTTCCAGTTCAAAAAAAGTTTGAGTTTCAGTAACGGGGGTCCAGACGCTCGGCGAGCGAGTGGCTTCAATTCTCGATGCGATAACCTCGCGCCGTTGCGCCTGCGTTGGCGGCTTGTACATGCCGAAGCGAACAAGCAGTTGGCTGTTTTGAGCAACGTTGGTGCTGTCGGCAGAATGAAATGGATAGCGAGCTACGATTGCTGAATCCAACATGCGTAGTCCGTGCAGCCTTGCTTTTGGCCTTCCATGCTCATCGCACAGAACACCCATCGCGTCAGACATGCGGCGGTTCCAACGTTCGGTTTTCGGCTTGGCGTATTCTCCGCTGCTTCCTAGAGCGATGACGGTCCAATCGTCGACAAGCCTTGCAAGTCGCCGGAGCGATTCATTCAGGTGCCAAACGGGAACTCCAAAACGCCCCACTGCTGAACAACCGAATTCTTCAATGAGCCGATCGTTCTCCTCTTCAGTACCGTCGATGACATCCGGTATGAACGCGAAGTCGAAACGCGGATTGCGACACCACGCTTCTACCCATGCGTAGTAGGGCGACCAGTCAGCGATTGGTTTTCCGGTTTTCCACGCTGAAAAAGCACCATTGTCAAGACAAAAACCAGTGCTGGCCTCAGCGACGATTGGCAAGTCCTCCTCGCGGCCAAAAGGCACCAAGAAATGCCGGTTGCCCGTAGCGATAAAGCGTGCAACCGAGTCGCGAGTTCCGCCCAAGGGGGTACCGTGATAGTGTCGCATTGGCTGGTTACCGCATCTTCTCCTCTCGCGGTTTCATCGCGATCGGTGATTCGCCGGTACGTTCCAACACTGCCGGTTTGCCGGTGAAGCGTTGGTAGCGGTCGACGATCACGTCGCAGTACGGCGGATCGAGCTCCATCAAGAACGCCTTGCGTCCGGTTTGCTCGGCCGCGATCAATGTCGATCCGCTGCCGCCGAACAGGTCCAGCACGTTCTCGCCCTTGCGGCTTGAGTACTGCATCGCTGTCACGGCGAGTTCCGCCGGCTTGCCGGTGAGATGCTCCAACTGTTGTGGCGGAATCTTCTTGACATGCCAAAGGTCGGTGGCGTTGTTCGGCCCAAAGAACTTGTGGCCGGCTCCTTCACGCCAACCATAGAACGCCCACTCATGTCCCGACATAAAATCTTTTCGATTGATGACCGGGTGCATCTTGTCCCAGATGATGGTCTGCGAAAGATACAGCCCGCTGGCCGCCAGTGCCGGCGGATAGCAGCCGATGTTGGAGAACCCGCCCCAGATGTAGAAGCAGCGACCCGGTTGCAACACGCGGCCGATGTGGCCGAACCAGGCGGCGAGCAATCTCTTGAACTCATCGTCACTGACTTTGTCGTTGGCGAGCACGCGATCCTTGGCACGCATCTTCTTGCTGCCCGCTTTCGTCTTGCCTTCACCAGCCGGGAACGAACTATTGCCGGCCGCGATTGCGTTCTTGCTTCGAGGTTCCACATTGACGTTGTACGGCGGGTCGGTATCCGCTGGCGCACTCCGCGCGTGGTGAACTTCTGCTGAGGGTCGGTCGCACACCAGACGCGATCGAATCCCTTGAAAAGGCACTTGCGTTGACCGAACAGGTGTCCGAGAAACGTTTTCTCGTAAAGAAACTCAAAGAATTGCGGGCGTGATGAGTTCGCATTTATCTTCGGGCAAGAATATTCGGAAAATGTTCACGAGGCTGTCGATTCGGTACGCCGCCATTCGACTAGATGACATTAAACCCAAAAAACAATCCCCGGAGATCAACATGAAGTTTATATGCCTTGGCTATTCCGATCATTCCAAGTTCGCAGCGATGTCAGAGGCCGAAATGGGCGCACTGATGGAGGAATGCTTTGCCTATGACGACATCCTACGCCAGGGTGGTCACTTCGCCGGCGGAGAAGCTTTGCAAGCCGCCGATCAAGCGGTCACGTTGCGACACCGAAACGGGAAAGCAGAAGCGACAGATGGGCCGTACGCTGAAACCAAAGAGCAACTTGGCGGCATCTTGATTCTCGAAGCCAAAAACATGGCCCACGCTGTGGAACTGATGTCCAAGCATCCGGGAGTGAAAGTGGGGCCGTTTGAGATTCGTCCTGCC
This genomic window from Allorhodopirellula heiligendammensis contains:
- a CDS encoding DNA-methyltransferase; translation: MCDRPSAEVHHARSAPADTDPPYNVNVEPRSKNAIAAGNSSFPAGEGKTKAGSKKMRAKDRVLANDKVSDDEFKRLLAAWFGHIGRVLQPGRCFYIWGGFSNIGCYPPALAASGLYLSQTIIWDKMHPVINRKDFMSGHEWAFYGWREGAGHKFFGPNNATDLWHVKKIPPQQLEHLTGKPAELAVTAMQYSSRKGENVLDLFGGSGSTLIAAEQTGRKAFLMELDPPYCDVIVDRYQRFTGKPAVLERTGESPIAMKPREEKMR
- a CDS encoding YciI family protein, giving the protein MKFICLGYSDHSKFAAMSEAEMGALMEECFAYDDILRQGGHFAGGEALQAADQAVTLRHRNGKAEATDGPYAETKEQLGGILILEAKNMAHAVELMSKHPGVKVGPFEIRPADETINAMIEARNQSTN